The following proteins are encoded in a genomic region of Gouania willdenowi chromosome 6, fGouWil2.1, whole genome shotgun sequence:
- the LOC114465665 gene encoding uncharacterized protein LOC114465665, with the protein MRKKILKAPCLFLTLLTSFNLCSGKFGEPITDDVNKLTILKQNIPLDYEIPITYIPKEVAGTCWVVLNIYPLEQSLEKLANMFGTISSNKENILVFIAMVKSLRFTFDHQDLETAMQVFKCHYQEESLQSGLYFDYIKDMLHSAAQGTSGFLCKPPPCLHTHDTPGGREENGGDSWRRRAPLLLALIPFTACVILIMWLVKSKKRLPACNSENSQMASSETIPTVSVSIPLHTPTHATDNQPVGGEEISEHESG; encoded by the exons ATGAGGAAGAAA ATCTTGAAAGCACCCTGTCTCTTCCTAACTCTGTTAACAAGCTTCAATCTCTGCTCTGGAAAATTTGGAGAACCGATAACTGATGATGTGAACAAGCTGACGATACTG AAGCAGAATATCCCCTTGGATTATGAGATTCCCATCACATACATTCCCAAAGAAGTG gcagGCACGTGCTGGGTGGTGTTGAATATCTATCCTTTGGAGCAAAGTCTTGAAAAGCTGGCCAACATGTTTGGCACCATTTCCTCCAACAAGGAAAACATATTAGTCTTTATCGCCATGGTTAAGAGTCTACGCTTCACGTTTGACCACCAGGATCTG GAAACAGCGATGCAGGTCTTTAAGTGTCACTATCAAGAGGAGAGCCTACAGTCTGGTCTCTACTTCGACTACATCAAAGACATGTTACACAGTGCTGCTCAGGGAACATCCGGCTTCTTATGCAAGCCCCCACCATGCCTTCATACTCATGATACTCCAG GAGGTCGGGAGGAGAACGGTGGAGACAGCTGGAGGAGGAGAGCTCCGCTGCTGTTGGCTCTCATCCCTTTCACAGCTTGTGTTATTCTCATAATGTGGCTG GTCAAGTCTAAGAAGCGGCTACCGGCGTGCAACTCTGAAAACAGCCAAATGGCCTCATCTGAAACCATCCCAACTGTGTCTGTTTCCATCCCACTTCACACTCCCACCCACGCCACTGACAATCAGCCAGTCGGGGGGGAGGAGATCAGTGAACACGAGAGCGGATAA